In Harpia harpyja isolate bHarHar1 chromosome 12, bHarHar1 primary haplotype, whole genome shotgun sequence, a single window of DNA contains:
- the CLCN2 gene encoding chloride channel protein 2 isoform X1, translating to MASESEAQRALQYEQTLMYGRYTQDLGTFAKDEAARLRLQQGHGEGDTPRPRRPSELLEYTQGRCAPCRVCALQCQRFLISKVGEDWVFLILLGLVMALVSWAMDFAIATCLQAQKWMYGGLDTNVLLQYLAWVTYPTVLITFSAGFTQILAPQAVGSGIPEMKTILRGVVLKEYLTLKTFVAKVIGLTCALGSGMPLGKEGPFVHIASMCAALLSRFLSLFGGIYENEARNIEMLAAACAVGVGCCFAAPIGGVLFSIEVTSTFFAVRNYWRGFFAATFSAFIFRVLAVWNKDEETITALFKTRFRLDFPFDLQELPAFAVIGIASGFGGALFVYLNRKIVQFMRRQKTINRFLMKKRLLFPALVTLLISTLTFPPGFGQFMAGQLTQKDTLVTLFDNQTWAKQGLSDEFEYLGILEAWRHPRSNVFVTLVVFILMKFWMSALATTIPVPCGAFMPVFVIGAAFGRLVGESMAAWFPDGIHTDSNTYRIVPGGYAVVGAAALSGAVTHTVSTAVIVFELTGQISHILPVMIAVILANAVAQSLQPSLYDSIIRIKKLPYLPELGWGHHEKYNVRVEDIMVRDIRYVTLNCKYRDLQHVLHSTKMKSLPLVESAESMILLGSIERAQVGALLSHQLSPQHRLQALRQKMLAEDGHRLSDASICFQISTEASSGAPTHTAPRKPLKPALKRVPSGPAESPPAGTTDHTGIALKSLFCANSAAEPTEAQGMAYRKAKRVRISIAEELELGDRMTPAEILEWEEQQLDQLVDFSSAKIDPAPFQLVEHTSLHKTHTIFSLLGLDHAYVTSIGRLVGMVSLKELRKAIEGSLTAKGVKVRPPLASFRDSTASAGEPDTTALHQLWDRHQHHPMPREAGPGGDDEDDDTPKGQ from the exons ATGGCCTCCGAGAGCGAGGCGCAGCGGGCGCTGCAGTATGAGCAGACCCTG atGTATGGGCGCTACACCCAGGACTTGGGCACCTTCGCCAAGGACGAGGCGGCCCGGCTGCGGCTGCAGcaggggcacggggagggggacaccccccggccccgccgcccctccgaGCTGCTGGAGTACACCCAGGGCCGCTGTGCCCCCTGCCGCG TCTGTGCCTTGCAGTGCCAGCGGTTCCTCATCTCCAAGGTGGGCGAAGACTGGGTCTTCCTCATCCTCCTGGGGCTGGTCATGGCGCTGGTCAGCTGGGCCATGGACTTTGCCATCGCCACCTGCCTCCAAG CCCAGAAGTGGATGTACGGGGGCCTGGACACCAACGTGCTGCTGCAGTACCTGGCCTGGGTCACCTACCCCACCGTGCTCATCACCTTCTCGGCCGGCTTCACCCAGATCCTTGCCCCCCAGGCCGTGG GCTCAGGGATCCCTGAGATGAAGACCATCCTGCGGGGCGTCGTGCTGAAGGAGTACCTCACCCTCAAGACCTTTGTGGCCAAGGTGATCGGGCTGACGTGCGCCCTGGGCAGCGGCATGCCCCTGGGCAAGGAG GGTCCCTTCGTCCACATCGCCAGCATGTGCGCAGCCCTGCTCAGCCGCTTCCTCTCCCTCTTCGGGGGCATCTACGAG AACGAGGCAAGGAACATCGAAATGCTGGCGGCCGCCTGCGCCGTTGGTGTCGGCTGCTGCTTCGCCGCCCCCATCGGAG GCGTCCTCTTCAGCATCGAGGTCACCTCCACCTTCTTCGCCGTCCGCAACTACTGGCGCGGCTTCTTCGCTGCCACCTTCAGCGCCTTCATCTTCCGCGTCCTCGCCGTCTGGAACAAGGACGAAG AGACGATCACAGCGCTGTTCAAAACCCGCTTCCGCCTCGACTTCCCCTTTGACCTGCAGGAGCTGCCCGCCTTCGCCGTCATCGG GATCGCCAGCGGCTTCGGGGGCGCGCTCTTCGTCTACCTCAACCGCAAGATCGTGCAGTTCATGCGCCGCCAGAAGACCATCAACCGCTTTCTCATGAAGAA GCGcctgctcttccctgccctgGTGACGCTGCTCATCTCCACGCTGACCTTCCCGCCCGGCTTCGGACAGTTCATGGCTGGCCAG CTCACCCAGAAGGATACCCTGGTGACACTCTTCGACAACCAGACGTGGGCCAAGCAGGGGCTCAGCGATGAGTTTGAGTACTTGGGCATCCTGGAGGCCTGGCGCCACCCCCGCTCCAACGTCTTCGTCACCCTTGTCGTCTTCATCCTCATGAAG TTCTGGATGTCGGCCCTGGCCACCACCATCCCAGTGCCTTGCGGAGCCTTCATGCCTGTCTTCGTCATCG GGGCAGCCTTCGGGCGCCTGGTGGGGGAAAGCATGGCAGCCTGGTTCCCTGATGGCATCCACACCGACAGCAACACCTACCGCATCGTGCCGGGGGGCTACGCCGTGGTGG GGGCAGCCGCACTGTCAGGTGCCGTCACCCACACGGTGTCCACGGCCGTCATCGTCTTCGAGCTGACGGGGCAGATCTCGCACATCCTGCCTGTCATGATTGCCGTCATCCTGGCCAACGCCGTGGCCCAGAGCCTCCAGCCCTCCCTCTACGACAGCATCATCCGCATCAAGAAGCTGCCCTACCTccctgagctgggctggggccaCCACGA GAAATACAACGTGCGGGTGGAGGACATCATGGTGCGGGACATCCGCTACGTCACCCTCAACTGCAAGTACCGGGACCTGCAGCACGTCCTGCACAGCACCAAGATGAAGAGCCTGCCGCTGGTGGAGTCGGCTG AGTCCATGATCCTGCTGGGCTCCATCGAGCGGGCGCAGGTGGGGGCCCTGCTCAGCCACCAGCTCAGCCCCCAGCACCGGCTCCAGGCCCTGCGGCAGAAGATGCTGGCCGAGGACGGGCACCGGCTCTCCGATGCCAGCATCTGCTTCCAG ATCAGCACGGAGGCCTCCTCGGGTGCCCCCACCCACACTGCCCCCCGCAAGCCCCTGAAGCCGGCGCTGAAGCGGGTGCCCAGTGGCCCAGCCGAGAGCCCCCCAG CTGGCACCACCGACCACACCGGCATTGCCCTCAAGAGCCTCTTCTGTGCCAACAGCGCCGCAGAGCCTACCGAG GCCCAGGGCATGGCCTATCGCAAGGCCAAACGCGTCCGCATTTCCATCGCG gaggagctggagctgggtgaCAGGATGACCCCTGCGGAG atcCTGGAgtgggaggagcagcagctggaccAGCTGGTGGACTTCAGCAGCGCCAAGATCGACCCCGCGCCCTTCCAGCTGGTGGAGCACACCTCGCTGCACAAG ACCCACACCATCTTCTCGCTGCTGGGCCTGGACCACGCGTACGTCACCAGCATCGGGCGCCTGGTGGGCATGGTGTCCCTCAAGgag CTGCGCAAGGCCATCGAGGGCTCGCTGACAGCCAAGGGGGTGAAGGTGCGCCCGCCGCTCGCCAGCTTCCGCGACAGcaccgccagcgccggcgagCCCGACACCACCGCCCTGCACCAGCTCTGGGACCGCCACCAGCACCACCCTATGCCCCGCGAGGCCGGTCCCGGGGGCGACGACGAAGATGATGACACCCCCAAGGGCCAGTGA
- the CLCN2 gene encoding chloride channel protein 2 isoform X2, translating into MASESEAQRALQYEQTLMYGRYTQDLGTFAKDEAARLRLQQGHGEGDTPRPRRPSELLEYTQGRCAPCRVCALQCQRFLISKVGEDWVFLILLGLVMALVSWAMDFAIATCLQAQKWMYGGLDTNVLLQYLAWVTYPTVLITFSAGFTQILAPQAVGSGIPEMKTILRGVVLKEYLTLKTFVAKVIGLTCALGSGMPLGKEGPFVHIASMCAALLSRFLSLFGGIYENEARNIEMLAAACAVGVGCCFAAPIGGVLFSIEVTSTFFAVRNYWRGFFAATFSAFIFRVLAVWNKDEETITALFKTRFRLDFPFDLQELPAFAVIGIASGFGGALFVYLNRKIVQFMRRQKTINRFLMKKRLLFPALVTLLISTLTFPPGFGQFMAGQLTQKDTLVTLFDNQTWAKQGLSDEFEYLGILEAWRHPRSNVFVTLVVFILMKFWMSALATTIPVPCGAFMPVFVIGAAFGRLVGESMAAWFPDGIHTDSNTYRIVPGGYAVVGAAALSGAVTHTVSTAVIVFELTGQISHILPVMIAVILANAVAQSLQPSLYDSIIRIKKLPYLPELGWGHHEKYNVRVEDIMVRDIRYVTLNCKYRDLQHVLHSTKMKSLPLVESAESMILLGSIERAQVGALLSHQLSPQHRLQALRQKMLAEDGHRLSDASICFQISTEASSGAPTHTAPRKPLKPALKRVPSGPAESPPAGTTDHTGIALKSLFCANSAAEPTEEELELGDRMTPAEILEWEEQQLDQLVDFSSAKIDPAPFQLVEHTSLHKTHTIFSLLGLDHAYVTSIGRLVGMVSLKELRKAIEGSLTAKGVKVRPPLASFRDSTASAGEPDTTALHQLWDRHQHHPMPREAGPGGDDEDDDTPKGQ; encoded by the exons ATGGCCTCCGAGAGCGAGGCGCAGCGGGCGCTGCAGTATGAGCAGACCCTG atGTATGGGCGCTACACCCAGGACTTGGGCACCTTCGCCAAGGACGAGGCGGCCCGGCTGCGGCTGCAGcaggggcacggggagggggacaccccccggccccgccgcccctccgaGCTGCTGGAGTACACCCAGGGCCGCTGTGCCCCCTGCCGCG TCTGTGCCTTGCAGTGCCAGCGGTTCCTCATCTCCAAGGTGGGCGAAGACTGGGTCTTCCTCATCCTCCTGGGGCTGGTCATGGCGCTGGTCAGCTGGGCCATGGACTTTGCCATCGCCACCTGCCTCCAAG CCCAGAAGTGGATGTACGGGGGCCTGGACACCAACGTGCTGCTGCAGTACCTGGCCTGGGTCACCTACCCCACCGTGCTCATCACCTTCTCGGCCGGCTTCACCCAGATCCTTGCCCCCCAGGCCGTGG GCTCAGGGATCCCTGAGATGAAGACCATCCTGCGGGGCGTCGTGCTGAAGGAGTACCTCACCCTCAAGACCTTTGTGGCCAAGGTGATCGGGCTGACGTGCGCCCTGGGCAGCGGCATGCCCCTGGGCAAGGAG GGTCCCTTCGTCCACATCGCCAGCATGTGCGCAGCCCTGCTCAGCCGCTTCCTCTCCCTCTTCGGGGGCATCTACGAG AACGAGGCAAGGAACATCGAAATGCTGGCGGCCGCCTGCGCCGTTGGTGTCGGCTGCTGCTTCGCCGCCCCCATCGGAG GCGTCCTCTTCAGCATCGAGGTCACCTCCACCTTCTTCGCCGTCCGCAACTACTGGCGCGGCTTCTTCGCTGCCACCTTCAGCGCCTTCATCTTCCGCGTCCTCGCCGTCTGGAACAAGGACGAAG AGACGATCACAGCGCTGTTCAAAACCCGCTTCCGCCTCGACTTCCCCTTTGACCTGCAGGAGCTGCCCGCCTTCGCCGTCATCGG GATCGCCAGCGGCTTCGGGGGCGCGCTCTTCGTCTACCTCAACCGCAAGATCGTGCAGTTCATGCGCCGCCAGAAGACCATCAACCGCTTTCTCATGAAGAA GCGcctgctcttccctgccctgGTGACGCTGCTCATCTCCACGCTGACCTTCCCGCCCGGCTTCGGACAGTTCATGGCTGGCCAG CTCACCCAGAAGGATACCCTGGTGACACTCTTCGACAACCAGACGTGGGCCAAGCAGGGGCTCAGCGATGAGTTTGAGTACTTGGGCATCCTGGAGGCCTGGCGCCACCCCCGCTCCAACGTCTTCGTCACCCTTGTCGTCTTCATCCTCATGAAG TTCTGGATGTCGGCCCTGGCCACCACCATCCCAGTGCCTTGCGGAGCCTTCATGCCTGTCTTCGTCATCG GGGCAGCCTTCGGGCGCCTGGTGGGGGAAAGCATGGCAGCCTGGTTCCCTGATGGCATCCACACCGACAGCAACACCTACCGCATCGTGCCGGGGGGCTACGCCGTGGTGG GGGCAGCCGCACTGTCAGGTGCCGTCACCCACACGGTGTCCACGGCCGTCATCGTCTTCGAGCTGACGGGGCAGATCTCGCACATCCTGCCTGTCATGATTGCCGTCATCCTGGCCAACGCCGTGGCCCAGAGCCTCCAGCCCTCCCTCTACGACAGCATCATCCGCATCAAGAAGCTGCCCTACCTccctgagctgggctggggccaCCACGA GAAATACAACGTGCGGGTGGAGGACATCATGGTGCGGGACATCCGCTACGTCACCCTCAACTGCAAGTACCGGGACCTGCAGCACGTCCTGCACAGCACCAAGATGAAGAGCCTGCCGCTGGTGGAGTCGGCTG AGTCCATGATCCTGCTGGGCTCCATCGAGCGGGCGCAGGTGGGGGCCCTGCTCAGCCACCAGCTCAGCCCCCAGCACCGGCTCCAGGCCCTGCGGCAGAAGATGCTGGCCGAGGACGGGCACCGGCTCTCCGATGCCAGCATCTGCTTCCAG ATCAGCACGGAGGCCTCCTCGGGTGCCCCCACCCACACTGCCCCCCGCAAGCCCCTGAAGCCGGCGCTGAAGCGGGTGCCCAGTGGCCCAGCCGAGAGCCCCCCAG CTGGCACCACCGACCACACCGGCATTGCCCTCAAGAGCCTCTTCTGTGCCAACAGCGCCGCAGAGCCTACCGAG gaggagctggagctgggtgaCAGGATGACCCCTGCGGAG atcCTGGAgtgggaggagcagcagctggaccAGCTGGTGGACTTCAGCAGCGCCAAGATCGACCCCGCGCCCTTCCAGCTGGTGGAGCACACCTCGCTGCACAAG ACCCACACCATCTTCTCGCTGCTGGGCCTGGACCACGCGTACGTCACCAGCATCGGGCGCCTGGTGGGCATGGTGTCCCTCAAGgag CTGCGCAAGGCCATCGAGGGCTCGCTGACAGCCAAGGGGGTGAAGGTGCGCCCGCCGCTCGCCAGCTTCCGCGACAGcaccgccagcgccggcgagCCCGACACCACCGCCCTGCACCAGCTCTGGGACCGCCACCAGCACCACCCTATGCCCCGCGAGGCCGGTCCCGGGGGCGACGACGAAGATGATGACACCCCCAAGGGCCAGTGA
- the CLCN2 gene encoding chloride channel protein 2 isoform X3, giving the protein MASESEAQRALQYEQTLMYGRYTQDLGTFAKDEAARLRLQQGHGEGDTPRPRRPSELLEYTQGRCAPCRVCALQCQRFLISKVGEDWVFLILLGLVMALVSWAMDFAIATCLQAQKWMYGGLDTNVLLQYLAWVTYPTVLITFSAGFTQILAPQAVGSGIPEMKTILRGVVLKEYLTLKTFVAKVIGLTCALGSGMPLGKEGPFVHIASMCAALLSRFLSLFGGIYENEARNIEMLAAACAVGVGCCFAAPIGGVLFSIEVTSTFFAVRNYWRGFFAATFSAFIFRVLAVWNKDEETITALFKTRFRLDFPFDLQELPAFAVIGIASGFGGALFVYLNRKIVQFMRRQKTINRFLMKKRLLFPALVTLLISTLTFPPGFGQFMAGQLTQKDTLVTLFDNQTWAKQGLSDEFEYLGILEAWRHPRSNVFVTLVVFILMKFWMSALATTIPVPCGAFMPVFVIGAAFGRLVGESMAAWFPDGIHTDSNTYRIVPGGYAVVGAAALSGAVTHTVSTAVIVFELTGQISHILPVMIAVILANAVAQSLQPSLYDSIIRIKKLPYLPELGWGHHEKYNVRVEDIMVRDIRYVTLNCKYRDLQHVLHSTKMKSLPLVESAESMILLGSIERAQVGALLSHQLSPQHRLQALRQKMLAEDGHRLSDASICFQISTEASSGAPTHTAPRKPLKPALKRVPSGPAESPPGDWHHRPHRHCPQEPLLCQQRRRAYRGPGHGLSQGQTRPHFHRGGAGAG; this is encoded by the exons ATGGCCTCCGAGAGCGAGGCGCAGCGGGCGCTGCAGTATGAGCAGACCCTG atGTATGGGCGCTACACCCAGGACTTGGGCACCTTCGCCAAGGACGAGGCGGCCCGGCTGCGGCTGCAGcaggggcacggggagggggacaccccccggccccgccgcccctccgaGCTGCTGGAGTACACCCAGGGCCGCTGTGCCCCCTGCCGCG TCTGTGCCTTGCAGTGCCAGCGGTTCCTCATCTCCAAGGTGGGCGAAGACTGGGTCTTCCTCATCCTCCTGGGGCTGGTCATGGCGCTGGTCAGCTGGGCCATGGACTTTGCCATCGCCACCTGCCTCCAAG CCCAGAAGTGGATGTACGGGGGCCTGGACACCAACGTGCTGCTGCAGTACCTGGCCTGGGTCACCTACCCCACCGTGCTCATCACCTTCTCGGCCGGCTTCACCCAGATCCTTGCCCCCCAGGCCGTGG GCTCAGGGATCCCTGAGATGAAGACCATCCTGCGGGGCGTCGTGCTGAAGGAGTACCTCACCCTCAAGACCTTTGTGGCCAAGGTGATCGGGCTGACGTGCGCCCTGGGCAGCGGCATGCCCCTGGGCAAGGAG GGTCCCTTCGTCCACATCGCCAGCATGTGCGCAGCCCTGCTCAGCCGCTTCCTCTCCCTCTTCGGGGGCATCTACGAG AACGAGGCAAGGAACATCGAAATGCTGGCGGCCGCCTGCGCCGTTGGTGTCGGCTGCTGCTTCGCCGCCCCCATCGGAG GCGTCCTCTTCAGCATCGAGGTCACCTCCACCTTCTTCGCCGTCCGCAACTACTGGCGCGGCTTCTTCGCTGCCACCTTCAGCGCCTTCATCTTCCGCGTCCTCGCCGTCTGGAACAAGGACGAAG AGACGATCACAGCGCTGTTCAAAACCCGCTTCCGCCTCGACTTCCCCTTTGACCTGCAGGAGCTGCCCGCCTTCGCCGTCATCGG GATCGCCAGCGGCTTCGGGGGCGCGCTCTTCGTCTACCTCAACCGCAAGATCGTGCAGTTCATGCGCCGCCAGAAGACCATCAACCGCTTTCTCATGAAGAA GCGcctgctcttccctgccctgGTGACGCTGCTCATCTCCACGCTGACCTTCCCGCCCGGCTTCGGACAGTTCATGGCTGGCCAG CTCACCCAGAAGGATACCCTGGTGACACTCTTCGACAACCAGACGTGGGCCAAGCAGGGGCTCAGCGATGAGTTTGAGTACTTGGGCATCCTGGAGGCCTGGCGCCACCCCCGCTCCAACGTCTTCGTCACCCTTGTCGTCTTCATCCTCATGAAG TTCTGGATGTCGGCCCTGGCCACCACCATCCCAGTGCCTTGCGGAGCCTTCATGCCTGTCTTCGTCATCG GGGCAGCCTTCGGGCGCCTGGTGGGGGAAAGCATGGCAGCCTGGTTCCCTGATGGCATCCACACCGACAGCAACACCTACCGCATCGTGCCGGGGGGCTACGCCGTGGTGG GGGCAGCCGCACTGTCAGGTGCCGTCACCCACACGGTGTCCACGGCCGTCATCGTCTTCGAGCTGACGGGGCAGATCTCGCACATCCTGCCTGTCATGATTGCCGTCATCCTGGCCAACGCCGTGGCCCAGAGCCTCCAGCCCTCCCTCTACGACAGCATCATCCGCATCAAGAAGCTGCCCTACCTccctgagctgggctggggccaCCACGA GAAATACAACGTGCGGGTGGAGGACATCATGGTGCGGGACATCCGCTACGTCACCCTCAACTGCAAGTACCGGGACCTGCAGCACGTCCTGCACAGCACCAAGATGAAGAGCCTGCCGCTGGTGGAGTCGGCTG AGTCCATGATCCTGCTGGGCTCCATCGAGCGGGCGCAGGTGGGGGCCCTGCTCAGCCACCAGCTCAGCCCCCAGCACCGGCTCCAGGCCCTGCGGCAGAAGATGCTGGCCGAGGACGGGCACCGGCTCTCCGATGCCAGCATCTGCTTCCAG ATCAGCACGGAGGCCTCCTCGGGTGCCCCCACCCACACTGCCCCCCGCAAGCCCCTGAAGCCGGCGCTGAAGCGGGTGCCCAGTGGCCCAGCCGAGAGCCCCCCAGGTGA CTGGCACCACCGACCACACCGGCATTGCCCTCAAGAGCCTCTTCTGTGCCAACAGCGCCGCAGAGCCTACCGAG GCCCAGGGCATGGCCTATCGCAAGGCCAAACGCGTCCGCATTTCCATCGCG gaggagctggagctgggtga
- the CLCN2 gene encoding chloride channel protein 2 isoform X4 codes for MASESEAQRALQYEQTLMYGRYTQDLGTFAKDEAARLRLQQGHGEGDTPRPRRPSELLEYTQGRCAPCRVCALQCQRFLISKVGEDWVFLILLGLVMALVSWAMDFAIATCLQAQKWMYGGLDTNVLLQYLAWVTYPTVLITFSAGFTQILAPQAVGSGIPEMKTILRGVVLKEYLTLKTFVAKVIGLTCALGSGMPLGKEGPFVHIASMCAALLSRFLSLFGGIYENEARNIEMLAAACAVGVGCCFAAPIGGVLFSIEVTSTFFAVRNYWRGFFAATFSAFIFRVLAVWNKDEETITALFKTRFRLDFPFDLQELPAFAVIGIASGFGGALFVYLNRKIVQFMRRQKTINRFLMKKRLLFPALVTLLISTLTFPPGFGQFMAGQLTQKDTLVTLFDNQTWAKQGLSDEFEYLGILEAWRHPRSNVFVTLVVFILMKFWMSALATTIPVPCGAFMPVFVIGAAFGRLVGESMAAWFPDGIHTDSNTYRIVPGGYAVVGAAALSGAVTHTVSTAVIVFELTGQISHILPVMIAVILANAVAQSLQPSLYDSIIRIKKLPYLPELGWGHHEKYNVRVEDIMVRDIRYVTLNCKYRDLQHVLHSTKMKSLPLVESAESMILLGSIERAQVGALLSHQLSPQHRLQALRQKMLAEDGHRLSDASICFQISTEASSGAPTHTAPRKPLKPALKRVPSGPAESPPGDWHHRPHRHCPQEPLLCQQRRRAYRGGAGAG; via the exons ATGGCCTCCGAGAGCGAGGCGCAGCGGGCGCTGCAGTATGAGCAGACCCTG atGTATGGGCGCTACACCCAGGACTTGGGCACCTTCGCCAAGGACGAGGCGGCCCGGCTGCGGCTGCAGcaggggcacggggagggggacaccccccggccccgccgcccctccgaGCTGCTGGAGTACACCCAGGGCCGCTGTGCCCCCTGCCGCG TCTGTGCCTTGCAGTGCCAGCGGTTCCTCATCTCCAAGGTGGGCGAAGACTGGGTCTTCCTCATCCTCCTGGGGCTGGTCATGGCGCTGGTCAGCTGGGCCATGGACTTTGCCATCGCCACCTGCCTCCAAG CCCAGAAGTGGATGTACGGGGGCCTGGACACCAACGTGCTGCTGCAGTACCTGGCCTGGGTCACCTACCCCACCGTGCTCATCACCTTCTCGGCCGGCTTCACCCAGATCCTTGCCCCCCAGGCCGTGG GCTCAGGGATCCCTGAGATGAAGACCATCCTGCGGGGCGTCGTGCTGAAGGAGTACCTCACCCTCAAGACCTTTGTGGCCAAGGTGATCGGGCTGACGTGCGCCCTGGGCAGCGGCATGCCCCTGGGCAAGGAG GGTCCCTTCGTCCACATCGCCAGCATGTGCGCAGCCCTGCTCAGCCGCTTCCTCTCCCTCTTCGGGGGCATCTACGAG AACGAGGCAAGGAACATCGAAATGCTGGCGGCCGCCTGCGCCGTTGGTGTCGGCTGCTGCTTCGCCGCCCCCATCGGAG GCGTCCTCTTCAGCATCGAGGTCACCTCCACCTTCTTCGCCGTCCGCAACTACTGGCGCGGCTTCTTCGCTGCCACCTTCAGCGCCTTCATCTTCCGCGTCCTCGCCGTCTGGAACAAGGACGAAG AGACGATCACAGCGCTGTTCAAAACCCGCTTCCGCCTCGACTTCCCCTTTGACCTGCAGGAGCTGCCCGCCTTCGCCGTCATCGG GATCGCCAGCGGCTTCGGGGGCGCGCTCTTCGTCTACCTCAACCGCAAGATCGTGCAGTTCATGCGCCGCCAGAAGACCATCAACCGCTTTCTCATGAAGAA GCGcctgctcttccctgccctgGTGACGCTGCTCATCTCCACGCTGACCTTCCCGCCCGGCTTCGGACAGTTCATGGCTGGCCAG CTCACCCAGAAGGATACCCTGGTGACACTCTTCGACAACCAGACGTGGGCCAAGCAGGGGCTCAGCGATGAGTTTGAGTACTTGGGCATCCTGGAGGCCTGGCGCCACCCCCGCTCCAACGTCTTCGTCACCCTTGTCGTCTTCATCCTCATGAAG TTCTGGATGTCGGCCCTGGCCACCACCATCCCAGTGCCTTGCGGAGCCTTCATGCCTGTCTTCGTCATCG GGGCAGCCTTCGGGCGCCTGGTGGGGGAAAGCATGGCAGCCTGGTTCCCTGATGGCATCCACACCGACAGCAACACCTACCGCATCGTGCCGGGGGGCTACGCCGTGGTGG GGGCAGCCGCACTGTCAGGTGCCGTCACCCACACGGTGTCCACGGCCGTCATCGTCTTCGAGCTGACGGGGCAGATCTCGCACATCCTGCCTGTCATGATTGCCGTCATCCTGGCCAACGCCGTGGCCCAGAGCCTCCAGCCCTCCCTCTACGACAGCATCATCCGCATCAAGAAGCTGCCCTACCTccctgagctgggctggggccaCCACGA GAAATACAACGTGCGGGTGGAGGACATCATGGTGCGGGACATCCGCTACGTCACCCTCAACTGCAAGTACCGGGACCTGCAGCACGTCCTGCACAGCACCAAGATGAAGAGCCTGCCGCTGGTGGAGTCGGCTG AGTCCATGATCCTGCTGGGCTCCATCGAGCGGGCGCAGGTGGGGGCCCTGCTCAGCCACCAGCTCAGCCCCCAGCACCGGCTCCAGGCCCTGCGGCAGAAGATGCTGGCCGAGGACGGGCACCGGCTCTCCGATGCCAGCATCTGCTTCCAG ATCAGCACGGAGGCCTCCTCGGGTGCCCCCACCCACACTGCCCCCCGCAAGCCCCTGAAGCCGGCGCTGAAGCGGGTGCCCAGTGGCCCAGCCGAGAGCCCCCCAGGTGA CTGGCACCACCGACCACACCGGCATTGCCCTCAAGAGCCTCTTCTGTGCCAACAGCGCCGCAGAGCCTACCGAG gaggagctggagctgggtga